From Streptomonospora salina, the proteins below share one genomic window:
- a CDS encoding ring-cleaving dioxygenase, producing MDVRPAGLHHVTAIASDPRANADFYLNALGMRLVKKTVNFDAPDTYHLYYGDRAGSPGTIMTFFPWPNAPKGRLGAGQATTTSFAVPEGSLGWWQNHLGSLGIETGRPVERLGEDVLSLHDPDGLVIELVAGAGHNGTDPWEGGGIPAEHAIRGIRGVTLTEHDLDATAGMLGGKLGFELAAELGDRYRFRTDDAGAGVGTVVDVIADRTARNGLVAAGTVHHVAYRAPDQPTQIEWQQSLADDGVGVTEIRDRSYFTSVYFREPGGVLLEIATDGPGFDYDEPLLQLGRDLKLPPWLEPQREEIERHLPELVVDGQDRAAPAAPANSEEAER from the coding sequence ATGGATGTGCGCCCGGCGGGCCTCCACCACGTCACCGCTATCGCCAGCGATCCCCGGGCCAACGCCGACTTCTACCTGAACGCCCTGGGTATGCGGCTGGTCAAGAAGACCGTCAATTTCGACGCGCCCGACACGTACCACCTGTACTACGGAGACCGCGCCGGCAGCCCCGGCACGATCATGACCTTCTTCCCCTGGCCCAACGCCCCCAAGGGCCGCTTGGGCGCAGGCCAGGCAACCACCACGTCCTTCGCGGTCCCCGAAGGCTCGCTCGGCTGGTGGCAGAACCACCTCGGCTCGCTCGGCATCGAGACCGGCCGGCCCGTCGAACGGCTCGGCGAGGACGTGTTGAGCCTGCACGACCCCGACGGGCTGGTCATCGAGCTTGTGGCCGGCGCCGGCCACAACGGGACCGACCCCTGGGAAGGCGGCGGGATCCCGGCCGAGCACGCCATCCGCGGAATCCGCGGGGTCACACTGACCGAACACGACCTGGACGCCACCGCGGGCATGCTCGGCGGCAAACTCGGCTTCGAGCTCGCCGCCGAACTGGGCGACCGCTACCGTTTCCGCACCGACGACGCAGGCGCGGGCGTGGGGACGGTCGTCGATGTGATCGCCGATCGCACGGCCCGCAACGGCCTCGTCGCGGCCGGCACCGTGCACCACGTCGCCTACCGCGCACCCGACCAGCCCACCCAGATCGAGTGGCAGCAGAGCCTGGCCGACGACGGCGTCGGGGTCACCGAGATCCGCGACCGGTCCTACTTCACGTCCGTCTACTTCCGCGAGCCCGGCGGCGTTCTGCTGGAGATCGCCACCGACGGCCCCGGATTCGACTACGACGAGCCGCTGCTGCAGCTGGGCCGCGACCTGAAGCTGCCGCCGTGGCTGGAACCCCAGCGCGAAGAGATCGAGCGGCACCTGCCGGAACTGGTCGTCGACGGACAGGACCGGGCCGCCCCGGCGGCGCCCGCGAACAGCGAGGAGGCAGAACGGTGA
- a CDS encoding MarR family winged helix-turn-helix transcriptional regulator — MSAEDEGVRWLDAEEQAMWRHLLRAESRIEEELDRDLQTRNGIGLIEFGILVALSEAPGARMRMRVLADSVIVSKSRLSHQITRLERTGYVRREPCEEDRRGYWAILTDDGLAILRGSAKGHVARVRERVFDRLTRDQVRQLSAIMRTLEADDGPAGAAGG; from the coding sequence ATGTCCGCTGAAGACGAGGGAGTACGCTGGCTCGACGCCGAAGAGCAGGCGATGTGGCGCCACCTGCTGCGCGCCGAGTCCCGCATCGAGGAAGAGCTGGACCGCGACCTGCAGACCCGCAACGGCATCGGCCTGATCGAGTTCGGCATCCTCGTGGCCCTGTCCGAGGCGCCCGGAGCCCGCATGCGCATGCGGGTCCTGGCCGACAGCGTCATCGTCTCCAAGAGCCGCCTGTCGCACCAGATCACCCGACTGGAACGCACGGGCTACGTCCGCCGCGAGCCCTGCGAGGAGGACCGCCGCGGCTACTGGGCGATCCTCACCGACGACGGGCTCGCGATACTGCGGGGCTCCGCCAAGGGCCACGTCGCCCGCGTGCGCGAGCGCGTGTTCGACCGGCTCACCCGCGACCAGGTCCGGCAACTGTCCGCGATCATGCGCACCCTCGAAGCCGACGACGGCCCGGCGGGCGCGGCCGGGGGCTGA
- a CDS encoding alpha/beta hydrolase yields MTTTEDFHHVYVPAEEPGHPTLLLLHGTGADEHDLLALGRALAPGAGLLSPRGNVDEQGANRWFRRLREGVFDVDDVVARAGELAGFVSAAVDRYGFDPRSLIAVGFSNGANIGAATLLLHPGTLAGAALFAAAAPLQDREPADVDLSGTPVFLGAGQADPITTIDDARLLDRQLRARGADATLHEHRGGHELPPAVLAAAQSWLVGSGPTVSPDPRNRAEPPSAAADGTG; encoded by the coding sequence GTGACCACCACCGAGGACTTCCACCACGTCTACGTCCCCGCCGAAGAGCCCGGACACCCCACGCTGCTGCTTCTGCACGGCACCGGCGCCGACGAGCACGACCTCCTCGCCCTCGGCCGGGCGCTGGCGCCGGGCGCGGGTCTGCTGTCGCCCCGCGGCAACGTCGACGAGCAGGGCGCCAACCGGTGGTTCCGCCGCCTGCGCGAAGGCGTCTTCGACGTCGACGACGTCGTCGCGCGCGCCGGCGAGCTGGCCGGATTCGTCTCCGCCGCCGTGGACCGGTACGGATTCGACCCCCGCAGCCTGATCGCCGTGGGCTTCTCCAACGGCGCCAACATCGGCGCCGCCACCCTCCTGCTGCACCCGGGGACCCTGGCGGGCGCCGCGCTCTTCGCCGCCGCCGCGCCGCTCCAGGACCGCGAACCCGCGGACGTCGACCTGTCGGGCACGCCCGTGTTCCTCGGCGCCGGGCAGGCCGACCCCATCACCACCATCGACGACGCCCGGCTGCTCGACCGCCAGCTGCGCGCCCGCGGCGCCGACGCCACGCTGCACGAGCACCGCGGCGGCCACGAGCTTCCGCCGGCGGTCCTGGCCGCGGCGCAGAGCTGGCTGGTCGGCAGCGGGCCGACCGTCTCCCCCGATCCGCGAAACCGCGCGGAACCGCCGTCCGCAGCCGCGGACGGGACCGGGTGA
- a CDS encoding metallophosphoesterase family protein: MPEHDTAGGAAHAGALEPHLLAISDLHVSHSGNREVLEGLHPGTSGDWLIVAGDVGELPSDVEWALGLLRGRFAEVVWVPGNHELWTTPRDPRQLRGVHRYEQLVDICRDLGVHTPEDPYPVWRGAGGPVTVVPLFTLYDYTFRPPGTSTKEEGLAYAHSTGVVCTDEFMLHPDPYPSLDAWCRARLEYSERRLAEVGGPTVLVDHYPLVRDPTDVLYYPEFAQWCGTVHTADWHTKYDAAAVVYGHLHIPRVTHHDGVRFQEVSVGYPREWKRRPVPDDRLYRVLPAPDRD; the protein is encoded by the coding sequence ATGCCCGAACACGACACCGCCGGCGGCGCCGCGCACGCCGGCGCCCTCGAACCGCACCTGCTGGCGATCAGCGACCTGCACGTGTCCCATAGCGGCAACCGCGAGGTGCTGGAAGGGCTGCACCCCGGCACCTCCGGGGACTGGCTGATCGTGGCCGGCGACGTCGGCGAACTGCCCTCCGACGTCGAGTGGGCGCTGGGCCTGCTGCGCGGACGCTTCGCCGAAGTGGTGTGGGTCCCCGGCAACCACGAGCTGTGGACGACCCCGCGCGACCCCCGCCAGTTGCGCGGCGTCCACCGCTATGAGCAGCTGGTGGACATCTGCCGGGACCTGGGGGTGCACACCCCCGAGGACCCGTACCCCGTATGGCGGGGCGCAGGCGGCCCGGTCACGGTCGTGCCGCTGTTCACTCTCTACGACTACACCTTCCGCCCTCCCGGCACCTCCACGAAGGAGGAAGGCCTGGCATACGCCCACAGCACGGGCGTGGTGTGCACCGACGAGTTCATGCTGCACCCCGATCCCTACCCCAGTCTCGACGCGTGGTGCCGGGCGCGCCTGGAGTACAGCGAGCGCCGGCTCGCCGAGGTCGGCGGGCCGACGGTCCTGGTCGACCACTATCCCCTGGTGCGCGATCCCACCGACGTCCTGTACTACCCCGAGTTCGCCCAGTGGTGCGGCACTGTGCACACCGCGGACTGGCACACGAAGTACGACGCCGCCGCGGTCGTCTACGGCCATCTGCACATCCCGCGGGTCACCCACCACGACGGGGTGCGGTTCCAGGAAGTGTCGGTGGGCTACCCGCGCGAGTGGAAGCGCCGCCCGGTCCCCGACGACCGACTCTACCGCGTGCTTCCCGCACCGGACCGGGACTGA
- a CDS encoding TIGR03086 family metal-binding protein, producing MDTSNRDTAQVAERYRKLAAEFTRRVEGVPAGGWEAPTPCAEWNARDLLRHMIGNHTRMPSQVGIDIEASQSPDEDPVAAWHEVRAAMEEILDDPEQASREYDGYFGRLSVASTVDDFLGFDLVVHSWDLARATGQDETLPADELPRIREMAHGLGDSLRMEGVCGAEVTVDASASEQDRLMAFLGRRP from the coding sequence ATGGACACATCGAATCGGGATACCGCACAGGTCGCCGAGCGCTATCGCAAGCTGGCCGCTGAGTTCACCCGGCGGGTGGAGGGCGTGCCCGCAGGAGGGTGGGAGGCGCCCACGCCGTGCGCGGAGTGGAACGCCCGCGATCTGCTGCGCCACATGATCGGCAACCATACGCGCATGCCGAGCCAGGTCGGCATCGACATCGAGGCGTCGCAGTCGCCCGACGAGGACCCGGTGGCGGCGTGGCACGAGGTACGCGCGGCCATGGAGGAGATCCTGGACGACCCCGAGCAGGCGTCCAGGGAGTACGACGGCTACTTCGGCCGCCTCAGCGTCGCTTCGACCGTCGACGACTTCCTCGGTTTCGACCTGGTCGTGCACTCCTGGGACCTCGCCCGGGCCACCGGGCAGGACGAGACGCTGCCCGCCGACGAGCTGCCCCGCATCCGGGAGATGGCGCACGGGCTGGGGGACAGCCTCCGGATGGAGGGGGTCTGCGGCGCCGAGGTCACCGTGGACGCCTCCGCGTCCGAGCAGGACCGGCTGATGGCCTTCCTGGGCCGCCGGCCCTGA
- a CDS encoding Rv2578c family radical SAM protein: protein MRWESLRDRNDDPALFDRADVAPGPGSERGTGRAGLSEPGPGPVLGGEGGDAVAVEIRARSIVNRVPGEAAVPFRWTVNPYRGCSHACVYCLSGDTPILMADGRTAPLAGIRVGDRIYGTRSAGDHRRYTPTTVLAHWTTEKRAYRITLADGTVLVASGDHRFLTVHGWKHVTGAVSGHRRRPHLAEGAGLLGPGGSADAPGDLDGVALNPDTPLGVVSIEDTGEVRTLYDITTGTGDFLANGVVSHNCFARRTHEYLDLDSGHDFDSTIMVKVNAGELLRRELANPRWSGEPIAMGTNTDPYQRAEGRYRLMPEIIAALRDFANPFSVLTKGRLILRDLDLLEQASRVTDVGLAVSVGSLDDRVWRSVEPGTPRPASRLDVVRRCADRGLNCSVLMAPILPGLTDSAERIEATVAAIAESGATSLTPIVLHLRPGAREWYLQWLAREYPHLVPTYRELYGRGAYAPRDYRDLIGARVRDAARRHGLAQPPGDGGSGGGTRHRPAAPEDPPAGRSGPPSGYGEQLPLLGT, encoded by the coding sequence ATGCGTTGGGAATCCTTGCGTGACCGGAACGACGACCCCGCGTTGTTCGACCGCGCCGACGTCGCACCCGGGCCCGGCTCGGAGCGCGGCACGGGGCGGGCCGGATTGAGCGAGCCCGGACCGGGGCCGGTACTCGGCGGTGAGGGCGGCGACGCCGTGGCAGTGGAGATCCGGGCCCGCTCGATCGTCAACCGCGTGCCCGGCGAAGCCGCCGTTCCGTTCCGCTGGACCGTCAACCCGTACCGGGGGTGCAGCCATGCCTGCGTGTACTGCCTGTCCGGCGACACCCCGATCCTCATGGCCGACGGCCGGACCGCGCCCCTGGCCGGCATCCGGGTCGGCGATCGGATCTACGGAACACGGAGCGCCGGCGACCACCGGCGTTACACGCCGACGACGGTGCTGGCGCATTGGACGACGGAGAAGCGCGCGTACCGCATCACGCTGGCGGACGGAACGGTCCTCGTCGCCAGTGGCGACCACCGCTTCCTCACCGTCCACGGCTGGAAGCACGTCACCGGTGCCGTGTCCGGCCACCGGCGGCGCCCGCATCTCGCCGAAGGCGCCGGGCTGCTGGGGCCCGGCGGGTCCGCGGACGCTCCCGGCGATCTCGACGGCGTCGCGCTGAACCCGGACACCCCGCTCGGCGTGGTGTCGATCGAGGACACCGGCGAGGTCCGAACCCTGTACGACATCACGACCGGCACCGGCGACTTCCTCGCGAACGGCGTGGTGAGCCACAACTGCTTCGCCCGGCGCACCCACGAGTACCTCGACCTCGATTCCGGGCACGACTTCGATTCCACGATCATGGTCAAGGTCAACGCCGGCGAACTGCTGCGGCGCGAGCTGGCGAATCCGCGGTGGTCGGGCGAACCGATCGCGATGGGCACCAACACCGACCCGTACCAGCGGGCCGAGGGCCGGTACCGGCTGATGCCGGAGATCATCGCGGCTCTGCGCGACTTCGCCAACCCGTTCTCCGTCCTCACCAAGGGCCGGCTGATCCTGCGCGACCTCGACCTCCTCGAACAGGCCTCCCGGGTCACCGACGTCGGGCTGGCGGTATCGGTGGGCTCTCTCGACGACCGGGTGTGGCGTTCGGTCGAGCCCGGAACGCCGCGCCCGGCCTCCCGGCTGGACGTCGTCCGCCGCTGCGCCGATCGCGGGTTGAACTGCTCGGTGCTGATGGCACCGATCCTGCCGGGGCTGACCGACTCCGCCGAGCGGATCGAGGCCACCGTCGCCGCGATCGCCGAGTCCGGCGCGACGAGCCTCACCCCGATCGTGCTGCACCTGCGCCCCGGCGCGCGGGAGTGGTACCTGCAGTGGCTGGCCCGCGAGTATCCGCACCTGGTGCCGACGTACCGCGAGCTGTACGGGCGCGGCGCCTACGCCCCCCGGGACTACCGCGACCTGATCGGTGCGCGGGTCCGCGACGCCGCCCGCCGCCACGGCCTTGCGCAGCCGCCCGGGGACGGAGGCAGCGGCGGCGGGACCCGCCACCGCCCCGCTGCCCCGGAGGATCCGCCGGCGGGGCGGAGCGGCCCGCCTTCTGGATACGGCGAGCAGCTTCCGCTGCTGGGAACGTGA
- a CDS encoding methyltransferase family protein codes for MAWIALAYFTALLVIAFGVQSWRHRRRTGDSGLRMDAAPGSVQWWGKAAFAAALVAGFAAPVAALLGMPALFDSGAASAAGIAILTLALAAVPLAQGSMRSSWRVGVDSGEHTDLVTDGPFRLVRNAIFSIVAAVFAGMLLLVPNPVAALGLVLAVAAVQIQVRLVEEPYLLDTHGGAYRDYAARTGRFVPLVGRLRP; via the coding sequence GTGGCCTGGATCGCACTGGCGTACTTCACCGCCCTCCTCGTGATCGCCTTCGGGGTGCAGTCGTGGCGCCACCGCCGCCGGACCGGCGACTCCGGACTGCGCATGGACGCCGCCCCCGGCAGCGTCCAGTGGTGGGGGAAAGCCGCCTTCGCCGCCGCGCTCGTAGCCGGATTCGCCGCGCCCGTCGCCGCCCTGCTGGGCATGCCCGCCCTGTTCGATTCCGGCGCCGCGTCCGCCGCCGGAATCGCGATCCTCACCCTCGCTCTGGCCGCCGTCCCCCTCGCCCAGGGCTCGATGCGCTCGTCCTGGCGCGTGGGCGTCGACAGCGGCGAGCACACCGACCTCGTGACCGACGGCCCGTTCCGCCTCGTGCGCAACGCGATCTTCAGCATCGTCGCGGCGGTCTTCGCCGGCATGCTGCTCCTGGTCCCCAACCCCGTCGCGGCGCTCGGGCTCGTCCTCGCGGTCGCCGCGGTACAGATCCAGGTCCGCCTGGTCGAAGAGCCCTACCTGCTGGACACCCACGGCGGCGCCTACCGCGACTACGCCGCACGCACCGGCCGCTTCGTTCCGCTCGTCGGCCGCCTGCGCCCGTGA
- the sigJ gene encoding RNA polymerase sigma factor SigJ has protein sequence MAVPEADAAKAALFDEQRPRMLGLAYRMLGSAAEAEDAVQDAYLRWNAADTAAVRVPAAWLTKVVTNLCLNRLTSAQATRESYIGPWLPEPVLIDDGALGPLETAEQRDSVSVGVLVVLERLTPPERAVFVLREAFGHTHREIADLLDVGEDHSRQLLRRAREHVNAPRRRFAADTAQQRRIVERFFAATVQGDVRALERMLAEDAVAWSDGGGATRAARRPISGRAKVARYLAAVAALPEAEGLRAEAAEVNGESAGVLRIGGELIGVVWLEADSGGRVAAVRAVLNPGKLAYFASQTGTGAHGDADGAPAD, from the coding sequence GTGGCGGTTCCCGAGGCGGATGCGGCCAAAGCGGCGCTGTTCGACGAGCAGCGCCCCCGGATGCTGGGGCTGGCCTACCGGATGCTCGGCTCCGCGGCCGAGGCCGAGGACGCCGTGCAGGACGCGTACCTGCGCTGGAACGCCGCCGACACCGCCGCCGTCCGGGTACCCGCGGCCTGGCTGACCAAGGTCGTCACGAACCTCTGCCTGAATCGGCTCACATCGGCACAAGCGACCCGCGAGAGCTACATCGGCCCGTGGCTGCCCGAGCCCGTGCTGATCGACGACGGCGCGCTGGGCCCGCTGGAGACCGCCGAACAGCGCGACTCGGTGTCGGTGGGCGTGCTGGTCGTGCTCGAACGGCTCACCCCGCCCGAACGCGCCGTCTTCGTGCTGCGGGAGGCCTTCGGCCACACCCACCGCGAGATCGCCGACCTGCTCGACGTCGGCGAGGACCATTCGCGGCAGCTGCTGCGGCGCGCACGCGAGCACGTGAACGCGCCCCGGCGGCGCTTCGCCGCCGACACGGCGCAGCAGCGCCGGATCGTCGAACGGTTCTTCGCGGCGACCGTCCAGGGCGACGTGCGGGCGCTGGAGCGGATGCTCGCCGAGGACGCCGTCGCCTGGTCCGACGGCGGCGGCGCGACCCGGGCGGCGCGCCGCCCGATCTCCGGGCGCGCGAAGGTGGCGCGGTACCTGGCCGCTGTCGCCGCCCTTCCCGAAGCGGAGGGGCTCCGGGCCGAAGCCGCCGAAGTCAACGGCGAATCCGCGGGGGTGCTGCGGATCGGCGGCGAACTCATCGGTGTCGTGTGGCTGGAGGCCGACTCCGGCGGCCGCGTCGCGGCGGTGCGCGCCGTGCTGAATCCCGGGAAACTGGCGTACTTCGCGAGCCAGACCGGCACCGGCGCACACGGTGACGCGGACGGAGCCCCGGCGGACTGA
- a CDS encoding helix-turn-helix domain-containing protein, producing MTRYTPAAVPGDLAGDLLLHWSARIEGRQRLVPDGCVDLLWTEGGRVVVCGPETTGWTFSLGGGAVAAGVRFRPGRAGPLLGMDTADARERRVPIEDVLGSGERRRLLERLGGARTDTERVAVLEDLVRRRQRGAPPADPVAAAVVGMLSADPATPVAVLAAETGLSERQLHRRCTSAFGYGPALLRRILRLQRFLRLARRPAAPADLAGLAHDAGFTDQSHLHRECRDLGGAGPHELTGRPAARGGGHGGSGPPGALGAGAGPALVSDPYMTARGVAGENRGYGHIESGYRTGRRALSQAGR from the coding sequence ATGACCCGGTACACGCCCGCCGCCGTCCCCGGGGACCTCGCCGGCGATCTGCTGCTGCACTGGTCCGCGCGCATCGAGGGCCGTCAGCGGCTGGTGCCCGACGGCTGCGTCGACCTGCTGTGGACCGAGGGCGGGCGGGTCGTGGTGTGCGGACCGGAGACCACCGGATGGACGTTCTCCCTCGGGGGCGGCGCGGTGGCGGCGGGCGTCCGGTTCCGGCCGGGGCGCGCCGGACCGCTGCTGGGGATGGACACCGCCGACGCCCGCGAGCGGCGCGTGCCCATCGAGGACGTGCTGGGTTCGGGGGAGCGGCGCAGGCTGCTCGAACGCCTCGGCGGCGCCCGCACGGACACCGAACGCGTGGCCGTGCTCGAAGACCTGGTGCGCCGCCGGCAGCGCGGCGCACCGCCCGCCGACCCGGTGGCCGCGGCGGTCGTCGGCATGCTTTCCGCCGACCCCGCGACCCCCGTCGCTGTGCTCGCCGCCGAAACCGGGCTCAGCGAGCGCCAGCTGCACCGGCGCTGCACGTCCGCGTTCGGCTACGGGCCCGCCCTGCTGCGCCGCATTCTCCGCCTCCAGCGGTTCCTGCGCCTGGCACGCCGCCCGGCGGCCCCCGCCGACCTGGCGGGCTTGGCGCACGACGCCGGATTCACCGACCAGTCGCACCTGCACCGCGAGTGCCGCGACCTCGGCGGCGCCGGTCCGCACGAGCTCACCGGCCGCCCCGCCGCGCGGGGCGGCGGGCACGGCGGTTCCGGCCCGCCCGGTGCGTTGGGTGCCGGTGCCGGGCCGGCGCTCGTGTCCGATCCGTACATGACCGCGCGCGGGGTCGCGGGAGAGAATCGGGGGTATGGACACATCGAATCGGGATACCGCACAGGTCGCCGAGCGCTATCGCAAGCTGGCCGCTGA
- a CDS encoding YqeB family protein, with product MTRIALTARIAGLVAGSVLILQAAAGLADVSGTGIGEAAGRLSAVARIPGLDGYTVFVDASLLVAGIAVATAAVRLAGRSGAGPQRSSGIAGAEEGAAMEPEAPNPGGATVVAPGTGVRVLMWGGFPLAGAGLGALLRSLVDWLATWPWVPMEGPVRLISALPDLPTRIGGAAVGLVAGLAVAFIGEGESATVTVDDDTATIDRGGRRTAFARTQVRAVFMDGTRLVALGHDTEEVAGRPADLDGRRLAAAFRAHGYPWHDGGDPHAAEYRRWVEGHRELSAGAHALLAARERALRKDGSDADADAEELRAQLADLGVVVRDERTKQYWRAVPLRGGADGTGRG from the coding sequence ATGACACGGATCGCCCTGACTGCCCGGATCGCGGGCCTGGTCGCCGGGTCGGTGCTGATCCTCCAGGCCGCCGCCGGACTCGCCGACGTGTCGGGGACGGGCATAGGCGAGGCGGCCGGGCGGCTGTCGGCCGTCGCACGGATTCCCGGGCTGGACGGCTACACGGTCTTCGTCGACGCGTCGCTGCTGGTCGCCGGGATCGCGGTGGCCACCGCCGCGGTGCGCCTGGCAGGCCGATCGGGGGCCGGTCCGCAGAGGAGTTCGGGAATCGCTGGAGCTGAGGAGGGAGCCGCTATGGAACCGGAGGCGCCGAACCCCGGCGGAGCCACGGTCGTCGCGCCGGGAACGGGCGTACGCGTCCTCATGTGGGGCGGGTTCCCGCTGGCCGGGGCCGGGCTCGGCGCATTGCTGCGCAGCCTGGTCGACTGGCTCGCGACATGGCCGTGGGTGCCGATGGAAGGGCCGGTCCGATTGATCTCCGCGCTGCCCGACCTGCCTACCCGTATCGGCGGCGCCGCGGTGGGGCTCGTGGCCGGACTCGCAGTGGCGTTCATCGGCGAAGGCGAGTCGGCCACGGTGACCGTCGACGACGACACGGCCACCATCGACCGCGGCGGCCGGCGGACCGCTTTCGCGCGGACGCAGGTCCGCGCCGTCTTCATGGACGGAACACGGCTGGTGGCCTTGGGTCACGACACCGAGGAGGTCGCCGGTCGGCCCGCCGACCTGGACGGGCGCCGGCTGGCCGCGGCGTTTCGCGCGCACGGCTACCCGTGGCACGACGGCGGCGATCCGCACGCGGCCGAGTACCGGCGCTGGGTCGAGGGGCACCGCGAGCTCTCCGCCGGCGCCCACGCGCTGCTGGCGGCGCGGGAGCGGGCGCTGCGCAAGGACGGTTCCGACGCCGACGCCGACGCCGAGGAGCTGCGCGCGCAGCTGGCCGACCTGGGGGTGGTCGTGCGCGACGAACGCACGAAGCAGTACTGGCGCGCGGTCCCGCTGCGGGGAGGGGCGGACGGGACCGGGCGGGGATGA
- a CDS encoding NAD(P)/FAD-dependent oxidoreductase, which yields MAHHRVVVLGAGFAGLAAAKRAARQLRTTRAQVTLVNATEAFVERTRLHQVAAGQELADIRIPDLLRGTRVETVTARVTGIDPDSRTVYLADRRDGEPANGRLHYDTLVYALGSSWDTHGVPGVAEHAFAVADADRAARLRDRLAARLGGEAPAPRPEPVSRGAGGAPAASGGEPDRLPPAGTAGNGPEHHRIVVAGGGLTGLETAGELAETYPRARVELVSARPVGDWLQPRPRRHLHRSLEKLGVAVREHTAVSAVEDGRLLIEDAAPIGFDTLVWTAGFRVHSLAADAGLAVDGDGRLLVDASVRSVSHPEVVGAGDAAAAETPGGVSRMTCQTGLPMGQGAGDVAAALARGHAPRRVRLRYNAVSISLGRRDGVTQFVRADDTPVRAALTGRSSAALKEAVTRGVVATLRHPGPYLPRRG from the coding sequence ATGGCACACCACCGCGTCGTCGTCCTGGGAGCGGGCTTCGCCGGCCTGGCGGCCGCGAAGCGCGCCGCACGGCAACTGCGCACCACCCGAGCGCAGGTCACCCTCGTCAACGCCACCGAGGCCTTCGTGGAACGCACCCGGCTCCACCAGGTCGCCGCCGGCCAGGAGCTCGCCGACATCCGCATCCCCGACCTCCTCCGGGGAACCCGAGTCGAAACGGTCACAGCGCGCGTGACGGGCATCGACCCGGACTCGCGCACCGTGTACCTGGCCGACCGGCGGGACGGGGAACCCGCGAACGGACGACTGCACTACGACACGCTCGTCTACGCGCTGGGCAGCTCCTGGGACACCCATGGCGTACCCGGCGTGGCCGAGCACGCGTTCGCCGTGGCCGACGCCGACCGGGCGGCCCGGCTGCGCGACCGCCTCGCCGCCCGCCTCGGCGGCGAGGCCCCGGCGCCTCGCCCCGAACCCGTCTCCCGGGGCGCCGGCGGGGCGCCCGCCGCCAGTGGCGGCGAGCCCGACCGGCTCCCGCCCGCGGGCACGGCCGGGAACGGCCCCGAGCACCACCGCATCGTCGTGGCCGGCGGCGGACTGACCGGTCTGGAGACGGCCGGCGAGCTGGCCGAAACCTACCCGCGGGCGCGCGTCGAGCTCGTGTCCGCCCGGCCGGTCGGCGACTGGCTGCAGCCGCGCCCGCGGCGCCACCTGCACCGCTCGCTGGAGAAGCTGGGGGTGGCGGTACGCGAGCACACCGCTGTCAGCGCCGTCGAGGACGGCCGGCTGCTGATCGAGGACGCCGCCCCGATCGGCTTCGACACGCTGGTGTGGACCGCCGGTTTCCGGGTCCACTCCCTGGCCGCCGACGCGGGGTTGGCCGTGGACGGCGACGGGCGCCTGCTCGTCGACGCGTCCGTCCGGTCCGTCTCCCATCCCGAGGTCGTCGGAGCCGGCGACGCGGCAGCGGCGGAGACGCCGGGCGGCGTTTCGCGGATGACCTGCCAGACGGGGCTGCCGATGGGGCAGGGGGCCGGTGACGTGGCCGCCGCTCTCGCACGCGGGCACGCACCGCGGCGGGTGCGGCTGCGCTACAACGCGGTCAGTATCAGCCTGGGCCGACGAGACGGCGTCACCCAGTTCGTGCGCGCCGACGACACCCCCGTGCGCGCCGCTCTCACGGGCCGTTCCTCGGCCGCGCTGAAGGAGGCGGTCACCCGCGGCGTCGTCGCCACGCTCCGCCACCCCGGCCCCTACCTGCCGCGCCGGGGGTGA
- a CDS encoding DUF4232 domain-containing protein produces MSVFTAASRRTAGLRTAAVAGAALPALVAGAPLAAADPGGYASAESVPACESHHVKVIENGRHGAAGTIAFELALLHIFDGSGACLMPGSVDVRWIDVDGEQVGSWAVQRGEPGEPFVLDEGESAEFTMYHHRARNHDPQECEPTEVYGIEYFVGPDGEGGRAGMGPGIYVCADTEIEGTSLSPVTPGPHD; encoded by the coding sequence ATGTCCGTGTTCACCGCCGCCTCCCGCCGCACCGCCGGCCTGCGCACCGCCGCCGTAGCGGGGGCCGCCCTGCCCGCCCTGGTGGCGGGCGCGCCGCTCGCCGCGGCGGACCCCGGCGGATACGCGTCCGCCGAATCGGTGCCGGCATGCGAAAGCCACCACGTCAAAGTCATCGAGAACGGCCGTCACGGCGCCGCCGGCACCATCGCCTTCGAGCTCGCGCTGCTGCACATATTCGACGGCAGCGGCGCGTGCCTGATGCCCGGTTCGGTGGATGTGCGCTGGATCGATGTCGACGGCGAGCAGGTCGGTTCCTGGGCGGTCCAACGCGGCGAACCGGGCGAACCGTTCGTGCTCGACGAGGGCGAATCCGCCGAGTTCACCATGTACCACCACCGCGCCCGCAACCACGATCCCCAGGAGTGCGAACCGACCGAGGTCTACGGAATCGAGTACTTCGTCGGCCCGGACGGTGAAGGCGGGCGCGCGGGCATGGGGCCGGGCATCTACGTCTGCGCCGACACCGAGATCGAGGGCACCAGCCTGTCGCCGGTGACACCCGGCCCGCACGACTGA